In Solea senegalensis isolate Sse05_10M linkage group LG18, IFAPA_SoseM_1, whole genome shotgun sequence, a single window of DNA contains:
- the cdc42ep4b gene encoding cdc42 effector protein 4, whose translation MPILKPLVHNSNQSKRRSRADLTAEMISAPLGDFRHTMHVGRGGDAFGDTSFLSTRSGEPPREPSTKQGSPGPKPGLLSRTFRSSKRSLSVNRGDKFEYNTMAPSSGSSNFVKNAISLPYLNDEDTNRSNQLTKSLSSSPMQKLSEIESKPSNGAAAMATLDAEFEERNFGELTDLPPSMPKGGGMKHAESMMSFHIDLGPSMLGDILSVMEKKAWEEDDLGYEEGKSSESGASPSLIPHIDDDVEEQAPARPPRSIYQQKPMRDPYTPELNARNNHHNLDSCSVSSSGSVTEEKVQYHVHDGDTDSAKYSSPRGEEDREFTFMDEDDDEIRV comes from the coding sequence ATGCCTATCCTCAAGCCGCTAGTTCACAACTCTAACCAATCAAAGAGACGGTCTCGAGCTGACCTGACCGCAGAGATGATCAGCGCTCCACTGGGGGATTTCCGCCATACCATGCATGTGGGCAGAGGTGGTGATGCCTTTGGGGACACTTCGTTTCTCAGCACCCGATCAGGGGAACCTCCCAGGGAGCCAAGCACAAAGCAGGGCTCACCAGGTCCCAAACCAGGCTTGCTGTCCCGCACATTCAGAAGCAGCAAGCGCTCGCTGTCAGTAAACCGCGGGGACAAGTTTGAATACAATACGATGGCACCTTCTAGTGGCTCATCCAACTTTGTGAAAAATGCCATATCCTTACCATATCTAAATGACGAGGATACTAACAGAAGCAACCAGCTGACAAAGAGTCTTTCTTCCAGCCCCATGCAGAAGCTGTCAGAGATTGAAAGTAAGCCAAGTAATGGAGCAGCAGCGATGGCGACGCTTGACGCAGAGTTTGAGGAGCGCAATTTCGGGGAACTCACAGATCTGCCTCCATCCATGCCGAAGGGTGGAGGAATGAAGCATGCCGAGTCCATGATGTCCTTCCACATTGACTTGGGACCCTCCATGCTTGGGGATATTTTGAGTGTGATGGAAAAGAAAGCCTGGGAGGAGGATGACCTTGGCTATGAGGAAGGCAAAAGCAGTGAGAGCGGTGCGTCACCCTCGCTCATACCCCACATAGATGATGATGTGGAGGAGCAGGCTCCTGCAAGGCCTCCTCGCAGCATTTACCAGCAGAAGCCCATGCGGGATCCCTACACCCCAGAGCTAAATGCCCGGAACAACCACCACAACCTGGATAGTTGCTCTGTGTCCAGCTCTGGCTCGGTCACTGAGGAGAAGGTTCAGTATCACGTCCACGACGGCGACACGGACAGCGCAAAGTACAGTTCACCACGcggagaggaggacagagagttCACGTTCATGGATGAGGACGATGATGAGATACGAGTGTAG